AATTACtatattcaattaaaaaaaaaagaaaatgattttaGGATTAGTTGACTAACCTCCATAAGCTTGGTGATAAGCTGCACCTTCTCCCTGTTCTTTTCATTGAATGCTTCGAGAGCTTCTTTGTACTCTCGTTCCTACACACCAGATTATAGCATCTTAATAATAATCCTCAACCAGACATAAAATGGATTTGGTTATGTGCAATGGCCTCTTACCTTTTTCTGAACAGTATGACCCAAAGGCTTTAACTCTTTGTTAACAGAATCAATCTTCTTCCTGACCAAAGCAACTTCTTTCCTCATGGGGTCAGCTAAACCTTCAAGTTCCTAAATATACAATTCAAACCATTAAGCTTCTTAATCATGGTTGTTTTCACAAAAAGGAAAGATCTTTGATCCAAAAATCTCATTTTTACCAAATGGGTTTTACAATTAGTGATACAAATGTGGAAACACCCACAAAAGTCCCAATCTTTtcttacaaattataaaaaaactattttttgttcaaTGTAAAATGTCAGATCTTGAAAATTTCAATACTTGGGGTCCTACAAATCTAACCCCTAAACATGAATCAAAACCACATAGCTTCACTGCAATAAACCCCCAAATGTccaatttttaatatcttaatttgtttttttctatgtaagaaacaaaaattaaagcacaattctcaaaaaaaaaaatgataagaggaagagaaagatgtTCATACCTCACGGATCAAAGCGAGACGCTTAGTCTCCTCTTCGACACGACCAAGCTGAGCTTGAACCCTTTCCCtaatctccatcttcttcttctcgatcTCCTCTTCTTTCGCCCTGAAAGCAGACAACGCCGTCCTCGACATCTCCTCGTCTTCCTTCGACATTTGGCTGCTGAAACTCATGCTTCCCGACAGCTGAGCTCCTAGCTGTCGGCTGTGCACCGCCGGAGGAGCCACCGTCGGCTGTGACGTCTCTATTGCCTGCATCTCCTTCATCTTCACTCGAAACCCCCTTTAgctcgatctctctctctctctctggttaCTTCTAGGTGCTTCTGTGGtagagagaataagagatactgagagtttttcttttttagaacCCAGAAACAGTGTTGTGatatgaacatatatataaaaaaagataattacaataaaaatgatataaggGTAACTTTATCAAATAAACGTATAATAAAAAGAGATAACAGGCGATAAAAATGAAGAAGCATTAGGTGAAATTACCTAACTGCCACCAACAACCGATAAaagatttttgattttgttttttttttggattcgaTTTGgcttttgtaaaattaaaaaataaaaaggtatataaaataaaatattctaaaaagtgAGGAGAATATGATTTGTAACGGTTGTTTAATCTTCAGACTTTGTAGGACAACCGTTGGATCAAAAGATCCAGTGAAGCAAGAAAAACGGGTGACCCGTAGAACCCGGAGGAGACAGCTCGTTAACAACTCAGCTGTTGCGTCTAAACCGTTTGTTAGTATACACCTTTGTGTAATCTTTTCACTAAACTCGTTTATTAAAAAACTACTACAACTAGTATAATTTTTTCACCGCGAAACGGAATGTTTTACTTTAGTCAAagttataaaacaattatactaATTGTGGTCAAACATACCAAAATGGAAAATCAAATGGGATTTTCTTCGTGTATCTTAAGACAGTTGTTCGAGTTAAATACATTATGGTCAACTTCAAGTACTCATTAATTCTCTGTTAATTATTTAGCGATAAAAAGATATTAAtaggaaaaaaagagagaagaaacgtAAATGCGAAGGCAAAGGGTAGCAGCCAACGGCTTCAACTACGGGCCTTCGAAGCAAGAATccttcttttaatttcttttttattcactctttttcttttccttaatgGAATTTACTTTTATTTCAATGTCCATTACAAACTATATATTCCTCTAGGCTAGCCATCATCTCAAGATATATAATAGTCACATTTGTTTTATTGGTGGGGTTTTCCATCTTGTCCTGATTAggaaatttgaaatttgtttgTCCCACAAGTTAATATGAAAGTATATTACTTAGTAGATAGTTTAATTTCCAGTAATTAACTAATGGATAAACTTTACAAGGTTttgttgtttatatataattcgAAAGATAGTTTACCTACTAATTGACATAAAACCATATATGTACTATCTCACGTATTCTTTTAAGTCttataatgttttcatttaattaatttttataaaactagTAGTTTAATATCAATGGTTGAGGTCGAACAGAGAAATAAAAACTTGAGATGACACTGAAATTTAGATCGGTTTCAGACTTTCAGTTTAGGTTGCTCAGAAACGCAGTTTTGAGTCATTTCTATTTGTGACTTTGGTCGGGAATAAACCGGTTCGAAGCAAAAGAACTTAGTTATAAGGTGAGGATTGAGTCGACCGAAAACGTATAGAAAGAGGCTGATCCTTTAGTCGACGTGTGCTTCTCTGCCATCAAGGACCCACTAAACCGGTGTCTTTTGCTAGCGCATGCATCAGATTATCATTTGGCACCCATACTTTAtccttttaattattaaacattcTTATATGGATCCCAACTTGTCCTTGTTTagtaataaaacaaaacaaaaaaaactatataatgtAACATTCTGAATATCCACAACGATGTGATACTATTAAGAAGTTATGTGCAAAATTTTATTGGTGAGCTTACTACTCCTAAATGCGATGATTATGAATTTGATTGAGCAAGGATATCGACTTTATACCTAATTGCCAACATCAGCACTAATTAGAATTTAATGGTGTCATGAAATATGATTTGCTGTCTCTTATCAACTTCatactttcaattatttttcttttaaatcaacGACACGTAATAGG
This region of Brassica napus cultivar Da-Ae chromosome C5, Da-Ae, whole genome shotgun sequence genomic DNA includes:
- the LOC125587925 gene encoding syncoilin-like, whose product is MKEMQAIETSQPTVAPPAVHSRQLGAQLSGSMSFSSQMSKEDEEMSRTALSAFRAKEEEIEKKKMEIRERVQAQLGRVEEETKRLALIREELEGLADPMRKEVALVRKKIDSVNKELKPLGHTVQKKEREYKEALEAFNEKNREKVQLITKLMELVGESEKVRMKKLEELSKNIDSIH